From the Caloenas nicobarica isolate bCalNic1 chromosome 2, bCalNic1.hap1, whole genome shotgun sequence genome, the window GGCAGACAGACCTCACCGGGCAGCACCGAGCACCTGGGGCCAAGGGGACGGTGCTGCTGGAACCCCCCGCCCCCACCGCAGCCCCAAACACCCACCTGGCCCAGGGCTCTGGTGCCCCCGCCGCACCCCGGGGGGGTCTGGCATGCCCCAGACCAAGGGGGACTTGCAGCTCCATTTCGCTTCAGCACTGCAGGAATGGGGACGGTGCTGCCAGGGCTTTAGCAGGGAGCTCTAGGGAGGTGAAATCCCGAATCAATGGAAACGCGCAGTTTCTGCccatccctctgtccctccCCGGCCCTTCCCAGCAGCGCAGGGCAGGCTCTGGGCTGGGGCCGCGTCTCCTGCGCTCCCTGCAGCCTCGCTCGGGGCCTTGGGGCCTTGGGGCTGGGCCAGCTCCAGCCTCTGCAACAGCTGTGCACATCTGCATGGACGGCATGGGCATCCCCGGGGCTTCCCCAGCCCCCGCGCACACGGGGATGCTCGTGTCCGTTCTACAGGCTGGCTCAGATCTCCCCCGGCACCCCCGCACACAAAGCTGCCCACGGCGGCCGTGCCCAGCGAGAGGTGGTGGCACGGGCAGTCtgctgggacatgggacacgAGATGTCTGCATGTGCTGGGGAGCCACAGGGATGGGCGCTCTGAACGACCCGGAGACACAGACTCCGAAACGTGACAAGGCTGAGAGGCTCTGAGATAGAGACATCTGTGAGCAAAGCGGCAGGAACACTCCTTGTCCCCCTGTTCCCCAGCCTGCTCGCAGGGGAGGAGCTCTCGCAGGGCAGtgatttagggttctgcttactACAGAATGGCCTTTATATCACCCAAAGAAAAGTGCGAGTTAAAAGAGTTgggtggcaggttcactctatCATTTTCTGCATGGAGGAAATAAGCCAAGCCGAAcgctgctgaccttctctccaggagcCTGGTAACCGTTTGTGAAGCAAACTTGCAGGTGACTTCTCTCCCTCATAACCATTTGCTCCAGAGTCTGTACTCTAGAACTCTGGAAGCAAATTTTCAGGCGAGGCCTTACGACCATTCATggagcaaactttcaggcaacagaatgcacagaaattaaaaaaattaatggagtagaatagcaggaggggTGGCTCAATGTGGGGACCTGCACACGGGTCCAACCAAGCCCAGAGAGCCATagatttttatatctttacaaaCCATTCgtaccatgattcagtccaatagtaATATTTCAAtttggggtcttcttgcttctcattggatctttttcactgatctcagaTGGGCCTTTGTTCTGTTCAGCTGTAGATATTGTTTATAGTCTATAGCCTTGcaggtgctgttttgtctgTAAAGTCTCCGCATTGGCCTTGAAgtcattcttttttccccagcaaactGCAAACCAAACCGGATCTTGCAGCTcctcagtgtagtttgtagttgcttttggtaactACGAGCAGGACTTCacagcttaagatttcagcCAATTCAGCTTAttaagtaacatgaagcagagagtatattaaaaatcatacaaccttataaTTCCAGGTGATTCATTAGATTTAGTTGGCATTCACTTAAGCTAAAGGATTGATATGAAACTTGAGTTGGGCTCCTCCAGTGACCTGTGAGTAGCAAAACCATCTCCACACAGCCAGCTATTCAGCAGAGAGCTcacagcagctcccccaggCCGTCACATTTATGGAAAAAAGCGGTTGGCTCGCAGTCGAATCGCACACGGAGGGAAAGGTCCGCACGAGACCCCCTGCACCCACCACTGATGGAGGTTCAGCTGCCGTTCCGCTGCCCTGGGGGTCTCCTAACAGGAGTTCTTGGCccggctgcagctcaggccgTTCCCTCCTGTGGACTCTGGACCAAAGCGCTGCTGGTTTGTCTTGGGGGGCTCGAGCGCACCCGCCCCAGGAGCGGAACAGCCCGTGGTGCGGTGTGAGCGCTGCCCAGCGGGACCGACCGCCGCCCTGTGGGACCAACGCTGTTTGCAGCCCAAAGCCAAagcgcagccccagcccagctgggctggagcctTGAGCTGCATCCCAGCCAGGAGCGGGACATCAGCTCCCGGAGCGACCGCCAGCCtgtcctgggctgggctgggacagagcgAATGGCTGACGAGCCAGTCGGGGTGACTCCTGCTCGGCAAAGACAAACCACCTGTGCGATTGCTTTTGCTCAGGGACCTGGGGGCACTTGGTGGGTGACGCAGAACGACGGGGAGCGCGATGTGTGCCCaccctggttttggctgggacagaACCGATTCTCCTTTCagtaaattttcctttcagttacgATTCTTCCTCAGAACTGCACGTTCTGAAGTTGGCTACATTTTTTCAGGCAGCATCTGTTCCTAGAGTTGATAACGGTCGATGTTTACAGCTGGTCCTAAGGTACCCGTAGGAATGGTACGCAGAAAGGGCCCTGCTTTTACTTCCGCCACTAGAAACCGAGGTCACtgctcagctgcttctgttccACAAGGGAAAGGGTGTAAAAGGGCCGCGCCTGCGGGGAGGAgcggacagaacaggtgacccGCCAGTGACCAATGAGGGTTCCATCCCACGCACGTCAGACTCAGTTTAAAGGTGAGGAATCGCGGGGCCGCGCTCTCTCCATCAGTGGCCGGTGTCCCCAGAGGGCTCTGCCCGTTCCTCTCCCTGCGCTCCCGATCCGCGCGTCGGGGAATCCGGTCCGGGACCTGCCGGCGGCTGCGCTGGAGCGTCAGCGCTGCGACCCCCGCGCGCCCGTGCGGGGCGgccggagcggggctggggggcggtgAGTGCtggccgggggggtccccgcttGTCCCGTTCTTGTCCCCTCAGCAGCGCTGCTGTTTCTCCGCTCCTTTGGCGGCGGGGGCTGAACCGCGGCAGAGCCCAGTGAGGAGCGGGAGCCCGCCGGGCCCCGGGGAGCAGAGCGAGGCCCCCGGGGGGAGCACGTTGGCGTGGGCGCCAGCTCGGGGCTGTCCCCAAGCTGCGGCGCTGGCGCTGAGGCGGCGAGGAGAGAGGGGGGCGAGCGGGGAGAGCCCCGCCGTGCTCctggcgctgccggggccgggccgggcagcgcccCCCAGTCCCGCTGAGCCGGGGGCGCTTGTGGCTGCAGATGGCGGTGACGTTCGAGGACGTGGCCCTCTACTTCTCCCCCGCGGAGTGGGCAGAGCTGGCGGGCTGGCAGCGGCGGCTCTACCgggaggtgatgctggagaaCTACGAGATGGTCGCCTCGCTGGGTGAGGACTCTCTCTGgcgctgctgggctgggctggagccgGAATTCAGCTCTTTAGCTGAGCCGGAGCCCTTGGAAGGGCAAATCCAGCTGTTGCCGTTGCTGCCCGAGCGCTGGCGTAGCGGCTGTGATGGCAGGTTTGACCCTGCCGGGCAGCGTCCTGGAGAGCGGTcctgggggaggagaggggaggggatgggatgggatatAAGGGGACAGGATAGGACAGGGTGTTTCAGGGGCAGTGCGGGCGAGGGGGCTTCTCTGTGTGCCCCGCACAGGCTGGGCCGCCGTCAAGCCCGAGATCATCTGCAAGCTGGAGCGAGAAGAGACGCCGTGCGTGCCAGACCCCCCCGGGGTGCGGCGGGGGCACCAGAGCCCTGGGCCAGGTGGGTATTTGGGGCTgcggtggggggggggggttccAGCAGCACCGTCCCCTTGGCCCCAGGTGCTCGGTGCGCGGTGCTGCCCGGGGAGGTCTGTCTGCCGTCCCACggtgcagggagctgctgccccgccagctgtgtcctgcagccaggaAGGGTGGGGGGCTGGCGGGTGCCTGTGCCATTCCCCATGGGGAGGGTCCCACGTGCCTGTCCCGGCCCCAGCGCTGACCCGGCCTTTCCTCCTCAGCAGCCGCTGACCCTGGGACACAGATGGAGGCTGATGGGATCCCCGAGGGGCTGCCGGCACCCACCGCCCTGCTCCTGGGGGTGCCCAAgaagggcaggaggcagcggggGGCCCCAACACCCAGACGGGCAGGTGGGAGGCAGGGGCGCCTCTCAGGGGAACCCCATCTTcaccccttcccagccccccggCCACTGGAGAAGCCGCAGCCCTTGTGCCCCAAGTGCAACAAGAGCTTCAAGCACCGGTCAGCGCTGTCCGTGCACATGCGGAGCCACAGGGGCGAGCGGCCCTTCAGCTGCACCAACTGCGGCAAGAGCTTCGTTTCCAAGCAAGTGCTGCTGATCCACCAGCGCCTGCACACGGGGGAGAAGCCCTTTGTCTGCAGccactgtggcaagagcttcagggagaagaggaaCCTGATCAGacaccagcgcatccacacaGGGGAGAAGCCCTTTACCTGCGatgactgtggcaagagcttcagttCCAAGCAAGTACTGCTgatccaccagcgcatccacactggggagaagccctttgtCTGCAGccactgtggcaagagcttcagggaaAAGAGGAACCTGATCAgccaccagcgcatccacactggggagaagccctttgtCTGCAGccactgtggcaagagcttcagccaCAAGAGCAGCCTGGTCACTCACCAGAACATCCACACCGGGGAGCGCCCCTTTGTCTGCACTGagtgtggcaagagcttcagcagGAAGAGTGGCCTGATCAgccaccagcgcatccacactggggagaagccctttgtCTGCAGCCACTGTGGCAAGAGTTTCAGGGAGAGGAGGATCCTCATCAagcaccagcgcatccacactggggagaaacCTTTTGCCTGCACTGTCTGCAGCAAGAGCTTCAGTTGCAAGAATGATCTGCAGAtgcaccagcgcatccacactggaGAGAAGCCCTTTGTCTGCAGCCACTGTGGCAAGAGTTTCAGGAAGAAGAGGAACCTGAACAAGCACCAGAGCATCCACACTGGGAAGAAGCCCTTTGTCTGCAGCCACTGcagcaagagcttcagggagaagaggaaCCTGATCAGCCACCAGTACATCCACACCGGGGAGCGCCCCTTTGCCTGCACGGagtgtggcaagagcttcagcagGAAGGGCGACCTGGTCAgtcaccagcgcatccacactggggagaaacCTTTTGCTTGCACTGTCTGCAGCAAGAGCTTCAGTTGCAAGAATGATCTGCGGAggcaccagcgcatccacactggggagaagccctttgcCTGCAGCCACTGTGGCAAGAGTTTCAGGGAGAAGAGGAACCTGAACAAGCACCAGagcatccacactggggagaagccctttgcCTGCAGCCACTGTGGCAAGGGcttcagggagaagaggaaCCTGCTGAagcaccagcgcatccacagcAGTGAGAAACCCTTCACTTGCACTGAATGTGGCAAGAACTTCAGCCAGAAGAGCAAACTGGCCTGTCACCAGCGCGCACACACCAGGGAGCGCCCCTTTGCCTGCACTGagtgtggcaagagcttcagccGGAAGAACCACCTGGTCAgccaccagcgcatccacactggggagaagccctttgtCTGCACTGagtgtggcaagagcttcagccaGAAGTGCAGCCTGATCCatcaccagcgcatccacagcTCTGAGAAACCTTC encodes:
- the LOC135986205 gene encoding gastrula zinc finger protein XlCGF26.1-like isoform X1: MAVTFEDVALYFSPAEWAELAGWQRRLYREVMLENYEMVASLGWAAVKPEIICKLEREETPCVPDPPGVRRGHQSPGPAAADPGTQMEADGIPEGLPAPTALLLGVPKKGRRQRGAPTPRRAGGRQGRLSGEPHLHPFPAPRPLEKPQPLCPKCNKSFKHRSALSVHMRSHRGERPFSCTNCGKSFVSKQVLLIHQRLHTGEKPFVCSHCGKSFREKRNLIRHQRIHTGEKPFTCDDCGKSFSSKQVLLIHQRIHTGEKPFVCSHCGKSFREKRNLISHQRIHTGEKPFVCSHCGKSFSHKSSLVTHQNIHTGERPFVCTECGKSFSRKSGLISHQRIHTGEKPFVCSHCGKSFRERRILIKHQRIHTGEKPFACTVCSKSFSCKNDLQMHQRIHTGEKPFVCSHCGKSFRKKRNLNKHQSIHTGKKPFVCSHCSKSFREKRNLISHQYIHTGERPFACTECGKSFSRKGDLVSHQRIHTGEKPFACTVCSKSFSCKNDLRRHQRIHTGEKPFACSHCGKSFREKRNLNKHQSIHTGEKPFACSHCGKGFREKRNLLKHQRIHSSEKPFTCTECGKNFSQKSKLACHQRAHTRERPFACTECGKSFSRKNHLVSHQRIHTGEKPFVCTECGKSFSQKCSLIHHQRIHSSEKPSPAQSIN
- the LOC135986205 gene encoding gastrula zinc finger protein XlCGF26.1-like isoform X2 translates to MAVTFEDVALYFSPAEWAELAGWQRRLYREVMLENYEMVASLGWAAVKPEIICKLEREETPCVPDPPGVRRGHQSPGPAADPGTQMEADGIPEGLPAPTALLLGVPKKGRRQRGAPTPRRAGGRQGRLSGEPHLHPFPAPRPLEKPQPLCPKCNKSFKHRSALSVHMRSHRGERPFSCTNCGKSFVSKQVLLIHQRLHTGEKPFVCSHCGKSFREKRNLIRHQRIHTGEKPFTCDDCGKSFSSKQVLLIHQRIHTGEKPFVCSHCGKSFREKRNLISHQRIHTGEKPFVCSHCGKSFSHKSSLVTHQNIHTGERPFVCTECGKSFSRKSGLISHQRIHTGEKPFVCSHCGKSFRERRILIKHQRIHTGEKPFACTVCSKSFSCKNDLQMHQRIHTGEKPFVCSHCGKSFRKKRNLNKHQSIHTGKKPFVCSHCSKSFREKRNLISHQYIHTGERPFACTECGKSFSRKGDLVSHQRIHTGEKPFACTVCSKSFSCKNDLRRHQRIHTGEKPFACSHCGKSFREKRNLNKHQSIHTGEKPFACSHCGKGFREKRNLLKHQRIHSSEKPFTCTECGKNFSQKSKLACHQRAHTRERPFACTECGKSFSRKNHLVSHQRIHTGEKPFVCTECGKSFSQKCSLIHHQRIHSSEKPSPAQSIN
- the LOC135986205 gene encoding gastrula zinc finger protein XlCGF26.1-like isoform X3, with protein sequence MEADGIPEGLPAPTALLLGVPKKGRRQRGAPTPRRAGGRQGRLSGEPHLHPFPAPRPLEKPQPLCPKCNKSFKHRSALSVHMRSHRGERPFSCTNCGKSFVSKQVLLIHQRLHTGEKPFVCSHCGKSFREKRNLIRHQRIHTGEKPFTCDDCGKSFSSKQVLLIHQRIHTGEKPFVCSHCGKSFREKRNLISHQRIHTGEKPFVCSHCGKSFSHKSSLVTHQNIHTGERPFVCTECGKSFSRKSGLISHQRIHTGEKPFVCSHCGKSFRERRILIKHQRIHTGEKPFACTVCSKSFSCKNDLQMHQRIHTGEKPFVCSHCGKSFRKKRNLNKHQSIHTGKKPFVCSHCSKSFREKRNLISHQYIHTGERPFACTECGKSFSRKGDLVSHQRIHTGEKPFACTVCSKSFSCKNDLRRHQRIHTGEKPFACSHCGKSFREKRNLNKHQSIHTGEKPFACSHCGKGFREKRNLLKHQRIHSSEKPFTCTECGKNFSQKSKLACHQRAHTRERPFACTECGKSFSRKNHLVSHQRIHTGEKPFVCTECGKSFSQKCSLIHHQRIHSSEKPSPAQSIN